AACGGCCTCTGAGAAGGGGCCCAGGTGGCCCTGCCTGGCTGGCGAGCCGTGCCATGGGTCTGAGGCCACCCCTGGATCCCTAGGGCCCCTGCAAATTCCCACCCCCCCGGGCCAGCCTGCCTCTGTCCACATGTCATGGATGGAGAGATGGACCCTCTGCCTGACTGTCCCCCCTGGTGGGGGGCCCAGACAAGGTGAGAAGGGACTTGAGTTGGGTCCTTCGGGCCCTCAAAGccagagcccccacccccacggGGTCGGGGGAGCTTGCTAACACTCTTTCCCTCGGCAGACCAAGGGCGGGAGGGGGTGGCCTGCCCAGGGCATGGGCGAGGCCCCCAGGCTCCCACAGCCACGTCCTCTAGGGACCCCAAAGTCTCTTTCCTCCGAGGGGCTCCAAGGGGCTCGTCCTCCCGAGGCCGAGCAGAAGGGACCTGCAGAAGGCGGGGCAGGGTCCGCGCGGGGAGGCCGCCCGCTGTCCTGGGGAGCGGGGCCGCGGCGGCCCTGGACACGGGTTTCCGTGCCCGCCGAACTCAGCCTTCCGAGTGCTCTTCGCCAACAGTAAAGCAGTGTCGCCGCGTAACCCGGCAGCTACGCGCCCTGGGGTCTGCCCTGAAGTGAACGTGTGGCCACGCGAAAATGCAGACATGCACACACGCGTGCTCACGGCAGGGTTTCGCACGGTGCCTATCCGACGTCCATCAGCAGACGAAGGGAGACATGGAGTGGTCGGCGCCCGCGGCGGAGTATGGGTCAGCCGTGAAGGGCACGGGGTGCTGAGCCACGCTGGCACCCGGCCGAGCCTCCGCAGTGTCGTGCCGAGCAAGGCCAGACCCGCACGAAGGACAACACGGCGTGGCTCCCCCTGTGGGCAGATCCACGGGGGTTAGGGGCCGCCGGGGGCCGCGTCAATTTGGGCAGTGACTGCTCACGGGTACAGGCCTATTTTTTGGTGAACGCTGAGATGTGCTCAAACTAGCCAGTGGTGACTTTGACACAACGTGGTGAGTACACTAAAACCCGGGGGATGGCACGCTTTACATGTGTGCATCGCGTGCCGTGTGGCTTGCGGCTCAGTCAAGCGGTTGCAGAGGACTGGAGAGCCGGGCTGGCATCTCCCCCTTCCAGGGAAGGAACTGGAGGCTGCGGGggctggggccaggagaggtGCGTGCTCTGTGGCCCTGAGCCCTCGGGCACGCGAGAGAAGCCCCAGCCCAGCTTCTCTGCCGTCCACCGTCTCTGCTGCTAAGCCTCTGCTGTCCCCTCCGCCTGCGATGCGAatcccctcccttctctcctgccCATCACCTGATGTCACCTCCCTGACCATCACCTCTTGATGTCACCTCCCTGACCGTCACCTCCCAAAAGCCTTCCCTGGCCCTTCCCCCATGCCTGTCCTCCACCAACCTGAATTTATTGAGCGCCAGGCACTGGGCACACACTGGCGAATAAACAGCCCCAGGGCTGCCATCCCGGGGTCCCCAGAATTGCACCCACCCCTCACCTGAGAGTCagagggtgggtgggggtggggtggggctcaGCACCCAAGTTCTTAAGGGGAAGGCCTTCCTGGTGGGGGAACGGCCGGCAGAGCTGGCAGTGGAGACGAGGATGGCCGCGGGCAGGGCGGACGCAGCCGGCCAGGAATCAGGAAACTTGGGATTTGGAGCCCCAAGAATGACGGCTGCTAAGGCTGTGGGTGGGTGCTGCAGGATGGGTGGGACCACCTCCAGGAGGGCTCTAAGGAGAACCAGTCTGTCCTGAACAAATCCCGTTTTAGGCTAGACCAGAAGAAGAACTTCCTGTGACCCTACGGGTGCCAGCATGTTACCGGCACAGCTGTGCCAAACTAGGCTTGTCCTGACAAGCAGGTGCAGCCCTGCACCTGGGGCCAGGTTGGGGGCCTCACCCCGGTGGCCCCCTTCAGGCTTGCTCTTGGGTGGAAGCTCTGGGAATCTCGGTGGGTCACGAAAGCCTGGTCCTCAGGGGCGCCTGGCTTTGGGGACGTGCCCTGTGCAATTAGGCCCGGCAAAGACTCACTACCTAGAGGAAgccagggctggggagaggggccgGGCCTTGGGGGTGAGCCCTGGCAGCCAGGCGCCCGCCGTGGGCAGCGGGGACCCGGCTCCCGTCCCACCTCTGCCGCGGGGATCTGGGCGGGCTCTCGGGCCACGCcctccaggaggtcccaggagcTGCACTTGAAGCCTGCACTCACTGGCCCTCGGGGGGAGCCTGGCGGATGGGACCCGGGCTTCTCCCAGGTCCCCAGAGCAGGCCCCCCTGAATCCTCACTCCCCGCCTGGGTCACTGACCCCAAGGGGCCGGTCAGGGGCACGGGAGACCAGGTCTGAACGTGCAGCTGGCCAGTGGCCCTCCCTctgggagcctcagtttccccccctGCTCTAAAATGGTGACCACACTGGGTTAGGGCTATCTCCGTCGCAGGGCTGTGACCCCGACACGAGGCTATGACCCCGTGGCAAGGCGAGTGCGAGACGCGCCCGCTCCTCCATTCCCGCCCAGGATTTTCCCAAAGATTCCTGGGAGCTTCCACCGCACATCGGAGTGCGGGCCGGCCCGCGTCTCCCTTCGCAGGCCAGGGGCCCACCTGGCCCGGCGGGGAGGCTCCCGCTCCTGCGGGGCCGAGGCTCGGTCCTGCGCGCCGCCGGCCACTCCCCGCGCAGAGGTGAAGACGCCAGAGCCGAGCGGGCCGGAGCCCAGGGCCAGCGAGCAGGTGTGTCCGGGCGCCCCCGCAGCTCCGTGTCGCGCCGCGGCGTCCGCGGGTGCCGGCGTGGCCCGGCGGGGAAGGGGCCCGGCCGGGGGCGGGCCGTCCAGGCGGGGCGGGCCCCGGGGCGGGTCGCGGAGCGGGGCGGCCCGGCCACGCCCCTCGCCCGCTCCCCCGCGGCGGGACAGCGCGGCGCGGAGCAGAAGCCGGGCGCCGGCGGGCTGAGCGCGGCGCGGGCCGGGATGCGCGCCCGCCTGCGGCCCCGGCTCCGGGCCCCGGGCGCGGCGCGTCCCCATGGCAGGTAGCGGCGGGCAGGGcgcgggggccgggccgggggccggcgggccggggcgcgggggcgcgctGCGGGCGCCCCGCGCGCCCCTGCTGCTGGCCGCGCTCGTGCTCGGCGCCTACTGCCTGGGCGCCGgcccccgccgctgcccgccAGGCCCCCGCGCGCCCGCGCCGGCCCccgcgcccgcgccgccgccccgcgccgcccgcctgCCGGTGGCCAGCGGCCCGGGCCGGCGGCGCTTCCCGCAGGCGCTCATCGTGGGCGTGAAGAAGGGCGGCACGCGCGCGCTGCTCGAGTTCCTGCGGCTGCACCCCGACGTCCGCGCGCTCGGCCCCGAGCCCCACTTCTTCGACAGGTGCTACGAGCGCGGCCTCGCCTGGTACCGGTGAGcgcgcgcgggggcgcgggggctgggcggggcgggggccgcgggAGGAGACCCGCCCGGGGGGTGGGCCGAGCCTTGATCCCCGGACGCGGCCTTCCGCAGCGGGCTTTACGGGAAGGAGGGTGGTCTCCGGCCGGGGGTCCCCGAAACTTTGAAAACTCCAGGAAAACTCTGGTGCCCAGGGGCCTCGGTAAGACCCGGTTTGCGGGTGCTGACGGGGGagcggcggggggaggggggacgtTGGAAATGCTTGGTGCCCGGCCCGGGACCGGGCGCACTCGGGGCGTGCCCTTCCCGGCGCAGGCCAGTCACTCTCCGGCGGCTGCCGGGTTCCTGCGCCTCTGGAAAGCGTCCTGCCTCCCGCGGCCACGCAGCCCTGTGCGGGTCGGGAAGAAGCCGCGGCCTTTGAGACAgcgccgggggcggggaggggggcccaGACATCAGGCCTGGGGCTCCGGAGCTGCCTGCGCCCTCCCAGCACCCCGGCCTTGGGGTGCAGTGGAATGCGGGCTGCACCCCGCCCTGGCCGCGCAGCCTGTCCCACTCCTGTCTCCTCCTGCCGGGGTGGGGTGTCCACAGAGGGGGAACGCCCGACCCCAGCAGCTCTCCCTCGCTCGGAACTTGGGGCAGAGAGGACCAGAGCTGCTCCAGGCCACCTGGTGAATTAGAGGGGTGGGACCTGGAGGAGGACGGGGTGCGGGGGGCAGGACCGACTCCCGACCTCCAGGCGCCCAGTTCTCGGTTCCCAGGCTTCTTCCCCCCTCCATTGGCCTTTTCCATTAAAACCACGGGTCCCTTTGGAGGGAAGCAGGGGGGGACGACACCCAGTGAAAACAGGGGTCTCCACCCAGTTGCTGCTGTCCCCCAGTGCCAAGCAAGTGGGGGGAGATGAGTCTGACTTCAGCCCGCCCAGCAGACTctcaccccgcccccgcccccggccttaGGAAGGCATCCAGAGCCCTCTGGAGAGGCGGGAAGGGGCAGGAGCCGGGCTCTCGAGGGCGTacaggctggggggtggggggggggctcaTGCAGGGCCCAAACCCTAAAATGTCCTCCGGGAGCGGGGGTGCCGAGGGCCCGCCAGGCCCCTGATCACAGGGTTTGGCTCTGATGGTCCCGGAGGACGAGCTGCCTGGAGGCAGTGGGGAGGAGGTCTCGGGGGCGTGGGCAAGCTggatgggagggggcaggggtggatAACCCTGGTAGAGAGGAGGCGGTTTACTTCCTCCggggggcatggtgggggggtgggcgggAGGTGCCAGAGCAGGCAGGTCCCAGCTGCCTCCACCCCCCAGGGGGCCTCGGCCTCATCAGGCTGGAGCTGTCCTTggggctggccggcgctgcccctccctGGCTGGTCAGAGCGTGGCAAGCTCCACCCGCTGAGCTGCTGGGTGTGCGTCTGAGCCCTTCAAGGGGACTGGCACGTGCAGGCATGGGGCGGGCGCTCACGGTGGCTGTCAGTCCTTATGGCCACCAGCCTGCGGTCAGCCTCTGGAGACACCCACccctgcctcggtttccccagctGTAAGGAGGATGCCCAGCTTGCAGGGTAGGCGTGGCCTGGCAGCATTATCTGTTCTTGGGACCCTGGGTTGAGTCCCCAGAGGGTGCAGAGCCCTGTCCTGGGGGGTCAGAGACAGGGGAATGGGGGAGCAGCAGCTGGGGCTCCCTGGGAATGGGGGGAGTAGTGAGCAGCCCCATTCTAGGCAGTGGCCGCCTCCCTACCGTGGTCTCTGCAGGTGGCCCTGGGCCAAACTTTCCCACCTCCACGGGCCATGCTTTGCCCTTCCCATCGCAAGCACCATGGCCCCCAGATGCCCCCAAACTTAGATACTTAGTGAGTCCACTCACTCACGCATCACTTCCAGGAGCTTTCCGGGCGGGCTATGTTCGGGGGGTTGGACTTACTTTCTACAGTGTTTTGGAGGCCGAGGGGTGCAGTAGGCTGCCCCCTTGGTCCCTGGGGGCCTGAAGATGTGGCAGAGGGACGGGCTGTGGGCAGGGCTCCTGCGGGCTCAGCCCCCCAGCCCTGCGGAGGCTCCTTGTGGCTGTGCGGGGatgccccgcccccaccccaccccgagcGCTTTCTGGCTTTGGGGTAAGCCCAGTAACTAGTTCCTGCTGCTTTCCCCGGGCCCAGGAGAGGTGTGGGATGGTGGGTGGGGGAGCTGAGGGGGCCGCAGGGAACTGCAGAGCATGTGGGGTGGGCccggggggtggggctgaaggaCTCAGATGTTTGCCTGGGGGGTCAGAgccctcttcctttctccctcccctccgccCTCCCAAACCCCCCATCTCCACAGCCTCGGCTTGTCCCTGCACGGGTGGGCTGTAAAGCCTGCTCCCCCTCGGCCTGTTCCCAGCCCCCACCCTGGGCAGGGGGCCCTCGagacacccctccccccaccttgttCTCTCTGCTGCGCCCCTTTACCTCTGGGGTTTTAAGAGGGTCCCGAGGCGGGAGCCAAGGGGCAAAGGGGAGGAACGAGAGTGGGCTCCTGGCGGGCACTGGGTGCCTGGAGCAGGGAACACAGGGGGAGCGGGTGTGCCGAAGATGCGAGGGGAGGGCCCTGAGAGAAATGAGGTGGGCTTCCCGGAGGAGGTGGGGGTgaaaggagggaaggggatgTCTGCCAAGGGCTGGCAGTCCGTCCgttccccccccgccccgagcCGGCCACTCCAGGCTGCAGCCTTGGACCTCAGAAGTTGGAGCTGCGCCAGCCCCTCTCTGACCCACATGTGCCCACCCGCCCACGGGCCGCTGTCCGAGTGTTGGAGCAGCATGTCCTTGGGACTCCTGTCGGCTGCTCTGCCTGGGGCTGTCCCGAGGGGTGAGGCAGGCTCCAGTCCACGCTGCCCCTATGTCCGTGGGGCCCCGGGATGTGCCGGGAGCCTGCGCAGGCCTCCGTCCGCCTCCTATGCTCCCAGCGTCACGCATGGGCCCGCAGGTCCAGCCTGGCCAGCGTCTCGTGGGGTCCGAGTAGGACTGGGAGCCCTGGGCGGGTGGAGCCAGGGCTTTGCCCTGCCCGGGGTGCCAGCCTGGCTGGCAGGGGCCAGTCCTGGGGGCTGCTGGGCACCATGCCCCACCCTGGGGCAGGTCTGGGCGCCTCCGCGTGCTTGACCTAGTTCCCAGCCGCCCTCCGTCCCTGGAGCTGTTTGCTCAGCTGGCCCGGCACCCTGCCCACCTGGCCCCGCCCTGCCCACCTGGCCCCGAGCTACCTGGCTGGCAGGTGCAGGTCAGGGGCTGTGGTCCCCAGTCACCGTGGCCCTGGTACCATGGGGCCTAGGTTCAGCCTCGAGGTTCTGCGCGGGGGGCCGGATCCTGGCACCTTGGCGGGCTCCCCGGGCGCATGGGGCTCTGCCGGGGCCTCCTGGCATTCTGAGTCGGGCGGCGCAGGGCAGTGATCCAAGGTGGAAGGGCATGCTGGGAAGGGGCTGCACTGCGTTGGCGACACCTGTCGATAATTACAGGCCTGGTTTAGGGGCTGCCACCAGCCACTTAGTAGAAGCGTGACTTTGCGTAATCGTAGCGCAGCGGCCTGGGGTGGGGACGATGGCAAGTCCTGGCCGGCCTTACGCACGCGCTGGGTCTTGGGGGACATTGTGACGGCAGGTGGGCGGGGTTGCTGCGACTTAGGGGCTGGGGGATCTTGGGCCCCTCCAGGCACCAGCACCCTGTTATTCCTACAGCAGCAAAGAGCAGGGGTGGTCTGCACGGCGGCCCCCCACCCTGGGCTGCCCCAAGCACATGGTGGGGGGGTGGGCCACGGGGAGGAGGGCCCTGGAGAAAGCCCGGGGACAGGTCCAGCGCGGGAGGGTCCTGGGGGTCGGCTGGCCTCTACCCCGAGCTCCCTGTCACCCCCTCCACGCAGGGGCCTGATGCCGCGTACCCTCGAAGGGCAGATCACCCTGGAGAAGACCCCGAGCTACTTCGTGACGCGCGAGGCCCCGCGCCGCATCCATGGCATGTCCCCAGCCACGAAGCTGATCGTGGTGGTGCGGGACCCCGTGACGCGGGCCATCTCCGATTACGCCCAGATGCTCTCCAAGACGCCCGGCCTGCCCAGCTTCCGCACGCTGGCCTTCCGCCGCGGCCTGGGCCCCGTGGACACGGCCTGGAGCGCCGTGCGCATCGGCCTCTACGCCCTGCACCTGGACGGCTGGCTGCGCTACTTCCCCCTGTCGCGCTTCCTGTTCGTCAGCGGCGAGCGCCTGGTCAGCGACCCGGCCGGGGAGGTGGGCCACGTGCAGGACTTCCTGGGCCTCCGGCGGGTCGTCACCGACAAGCACTTCTACTTCAACGCCACCAAGGGCTTCCCCTGCCTCAAGAAGGCGCCTGGCCGCGGCCGCCCCCGCtgcctgggcaagtccaagggcAGGCCCCACCCCCGCGTGCCCCAGGCCGTGGTTCGGCGCCTGCGGGACTTCTACCGGCCCTTCAACCGCAGGTTCTACCAGATGACCGGCCAGGACTTCGGCTGGGACTGACCCGGCCGGCGGCGAGCACCGCTGACGTCTGCATGCCCGGCCCGGGCAGGCTGCTCGTGCACGTGGGGTGGACGgagatatttaagaaataaaggtGGGGGGAGCGgacgtggcttaactgatagagcatctgtctaccatatgggaggtccacggttcaaaccccaggcctcctgacccatgtggtgagctggcccatgcgcagtgctgatggacacaaggagtgccgtgccacgtaggggagccccacatgcaaggagcgtgccccgcaaggagagccaccctgcacgaaaaaagcacagcctgcccaggagtggcgccgcacgcacagggagctgatgtagcaagatgacacaacaaaaaagagacacagattcccggtgccaccaagggtgcaagaggacacagaagaacacacagcgagtggacagagcagacaatgggggtggtggtgggggataaataaatatgaataaattaaaaaaaaaagaaaggtggggTCGGTGTGCTTGCATGTGACCTTGAGGGCGGGTGGTCTGCTGGGGGAAAGTGACTGCCAGCTGGCATCGCAGGGCGCTCGCTCATGCTCGCCAGGCGCCCTGCAGAATCCGTCCTGGATGCCTCCACTGCTGTGGGCTGAGcggtgaggcacagagagggttgGTGCTGGCCCAGGGACACACAGCTCAGCCCGGGGACTCTGGAGGGCCCCTCGGGCTCTCCTCTCAGCGCGGCCCTGGCTGCAGAGTGCTTTGTCCCCATCTGCTGGATGAGGAGATTGGGCCCGGGGGGCGAGCGAAGTAGGATTGAAGGCCAGGTCTGTCCAGCTGGGCGGGGTCCTTGTCCTGGCACCCAGTGGACACCCCCTCCCGAAGTCTCGTGGGACTGCCCCACAGGGAGCGCGAGGGGAGGGGGCGCGCAGTTCCTGGCGGagctctgcccctgccccacttCAGCTGCCTTCTAGCCGCTCCTCCTGAGTTGACGCGCTGGAAGCAGCGCCTGGCTGTCCGCCTTTGCCCGCCTGTGCCCAGCAGCCCAGCTGCCCGCCTCTGCCCGGCTGCCTGCCTGTGCCCGCCTGTGCCCAGCAGCCCGCTCTGCTGCCAGCCAAGGCAGGCCAGGGCTCCGGGCCTGCTGGGGCGCTCGGTCCACCCCAGCCCTGGGTTTCTGTGCCCTCCCGGGAGTGACTCCCACCTGCTCCTGGTCACAGTGCTGCGGGCCTGCTGCCCACTGGCCGCCCTGACCGTGACCCGCAGGGCCGGCCCCAGGCCCTGGGCCGAGGCTTTGgtcccctctcctgcccccacaGGTCAGCTGTGAGCTGCTTCCCGGCCCCCTCCTAGCACTCTCAGGGGAGCTGGTGGGCAGGCGTGAGCGAGACGGACCCACGGCCACCTCCCGACCCCGGCCACGGGCAGAAGGGAGAGGGCCCAGTTAGAAGCACCGGCAGCGAGGAGGGCAGCCCCGCTCGGGGACCCTGCCGCCGGGCAGCTCGCCTGCAGGGCGCCTtcgaggcccgccgctgcccttCTGCAGTGCTCGGCCTGGCAGCCTGCCCAGGTTGCCCccggcccctggcccctggcctggTTGCTGGCCGGTCCAGGCACATTTCTCCTCCTTTTCTGTCCTCCCGGGCACTACCCTTGTCTACCATCTCGGCCGTGGCGGAGCCTCCATCCTTGCCAGGTACCGTGTTCCTCTAGCAGTCCTCCGCGGCCACCAGAGGGGTGTCCCCAGAGTGACCGGACGGTGTTACTTTACAACGCTCTGTCCTCCCGCCCTTGCTCTTGAATGGAGCGAGGCCCGACTGCAGGCTCCAGGGCGTCCGGGCTGTCCCCGCGTTCGGGCCACGCTGGCCCCGTTCAGCCTCCACCTGCCAGGCTCTCCCCGCTCCCTGCCCTGGCGCTGCCGCTCCCTGTGCCTGGAACGCTGGGCGGAAGGTGCGGGCTGTGGCGGGGTGGCAGGGGGCAGCCAAGCTCCCCCTCTCGGCTGTCCCGTGCGCTCCCATGCCACAACCACCTTTCCGCAGAGCGGGAGCCGCTGTTTGCCTGGCTTTGGTGGCAAAGCGCAGGGCCCGGAGGCGGACTGTGGGAGCCGGGGTGGAGGGGCGGGTACACGTGCTCCCCCAGACCCAGGGGACGCAGCCCGACCCCACTGCCCCTTGCGGCGGCGCCCTCTGTGCCCCAGAGCCCAGCTAGGGCAGAGGCGGGGCCTGCCGCCGTGATGGGGCGGGGCCTGCCGCCGCGACGGGCGGGGCTTCCTGGGACAGTCACCCGCCTTTCATTAAAGTCCGTAATTGCTTCCCCAGCTGCTCCACGCGTTTTCCATGTTGGAATGTTCCAGATGGGGCAAGAAGTGCTGGTTCAATTACCCTCTTCCTGTTCCACGGAGTGGAGAAGAGGGGCCAGGACCCCTCCCCCGGCcaggcggagggggcggggcgaggggggGCGACCCTCACAGCTTGGGAGTCTGGGAGGGGGCTTGGAAGGGCCTGGGGAGAAGCTGCTTCCCCTGGGGACTTCCCCCAGCTTGGGCCTCCCTGCCGCCGCCTGCAGAGGGCGCCCCAAACCTGAGCCCCGCCTGTCCCCGTGGGGACCCCAATGCCG
Above is a window of Dasypus novemcinctus isolate mDasNov1 chromosome 23, mDasNov1.1.hap2, whole genome shotgun sequence DNA encoding:
- the HS3ST6 gene encoding heparan sulfate glucosamine 3-O-sulfotransferase 6 → MAGSGGQGAGAGPGAGGPGRGGALRAPRAPLLLAALVLGAYCLGAGPRRCPPGPRAPAPAPAPAPPPRAARLPVASGPGRRRFPQALIVGVKKGGTRALLEFLRLHPDVRALGPEPHFFDRCYERGLAWYRGLMPRTLEGQITLEKTPSYFVTREAPRRIHGMSPATKLIVVVRDPVTRAISDYAQMLSKTPGLPSFRTLAFRRGLGPVDTAWSAVRIGLYALHLDGWLRYFPLSRFLFVSGERLVSDPAGEVGHVQDFLGLRRVVTDKHFYFNATKGFPCLKKAPGRGRPRCLGKSKGRPHPRVPQAVVRRLRDFYRPFNRRFYQMTGQDFGWD